The Cellulomonas sp. S1-8 genome has a window encoding:
- a CDS encoding type II toxin-antitoxin system VapC family toxin produces the protein MILPDVNVLVGAFRADAARHDALRTWLEAAVEAPEPLGLTDAVLGGTVRVLTHPRVFVRPSPLRTALDLVEQLRSHPGTVRVAPGSRHWELVADLCRAADARGNLVADAQHAAVAVEQGATWVSQDRDFARFPGLRWKVAVEA, from the coding sequence GTGATCCTGCCGGACGTCAACGTCCTCGTCGGGGCCTTCCGTGCCGACGCCGCGCGGCACGACGCGTTGCGCACCTGGCTCGAGGCCGCGGTGGAGGCACCCGAGCCGCTCGGCCTCACCGACGCGGTGCTCGGCGGCACCGTGCGCGTCCTGACGCACCCCCGGGTCTTCGTCCGGCCCAGCCCGCTGCGCACCGCGCTCGACCTCGTCGAGCAGCTGCGCTCGCACCCCGGGACCGTGCGCGTGGCACCAGGCTCGCGGCACTGGGAGCTGGTCGCCGACCTGTGCCGGGCCGCCGACGCCCGCGGCAACCTCGTGGCCGACGCCCAGCACGCCGCCGTGGCGGTCGAGCAGGGCGCGACGTGGGTCTCGCAGGACCGCGACTTCGCGCGCTTCCCCGGTCTGCGTTGGAAGGTCGCCGTCGAGGCATGA
- a CDS encoding rhodanese-like domain-containing protein encodes MSVQPRPAPGYAGDITPTEAWDLLENREDAVLVDVRTDAEWRYVGVPDLRGLGRQAALVEWVSYPSGQPNPRFLEQIAAAGVTPGDGRPVVFLCRSGQRSIGAARAATDAGYGPAYNVLEGFEGATGPDGHRGHVGWRADGLPWVQP; translated from the coding sequence ATGAGCGTGCAGCCACGTCCCGCCCCGGGCTACGCCGGGGACATCACGCCGACCGAGGCGTGGGACCTGCTGGAGAACCGCGAGGACGCCGTGCTCGTCGACGTCCGCACCGACGCCGAGTGGCGCTACGTCGGCGTGCCGGACCTGCGGGGCCTCGGCCGCCAGGCCGCGCTCGTCGAGTGGGTGTCCTACCCGTCGGGGCAGCCGAACCCGCGCTTCCTCGAGCAGATCGCCGCGGCCGGCGTGACGCCCGGCGACGGGCGCCCCGTGGTGTTCCTGTGCCGCTCGGGGCAGCGGTCGATCGGCGCCGCGCGCGCCGCGACCGACGCCGGGTACGGGCCCGCGTACAACGTCCTCGAGGGCTTCGAGGGCGCGACGGGTCCCGACGGGCACCGCGGCCACGTGGGCTGGC
- a CDS encoding CopG family transcriptional regulator, translated as MRTTLHLPDALYRDVKAAAAQSGRTVTSVVEDALRAELARFRAGTTDRTPFRIDAVGTGGVLAGVDLDDSAALLDLVEGR; from the coding sequence ATGCGAACAACGCTGCACCTGCCGGACGCCCTGTACCGGGACGTCAAGGCCGCCGCCGCGCAGTCCGGTCGGACGGTCACCTCCGTCGTCGAGGACGCGCTGCGGGCCGAGCTCGCCCGGTTCCGTGCCGGCACCACCGACCGCACACCGTTCCGCATCGACGCCGTCGGCACGGGCGGCGTGCTGGCGGGCGTCGACCTGGACGACTCCGCCGCGCTCCTCGACCTGGTGGAGGGCCGGTGA
- a CDS encoding GNAT family N-acetyltransferase, which translates to MDAPDDLVLRPVTPHDVPALTRLLHESYADLAARGLNFTGASQDEVTTANRSLGVGASWVLVDPTGALVGTVTATSPPGRGIKALTGLALEPDRVWLNQLAVHPDVRGRGLATFLWGVVREWSRARGMRSVGLDTAQPAGPLREMYGRWGFVDADVVQWPGKSYRSVVMVHDLRRPRVA; encoded by the coding sequence ATGGACGCCCCCGACGACCTCGTGCTGCGACCCGTGACGCCCCACGACGTGCCGGCGCTGACGCGGCTGCTCCACGAGTCCTACGCCGACCTGGCGGCCCGCGGCCTGAACTTCACCGGCGCGAGCCAGGACGAGGTGACGACCGCGAACCGCAGCCTCGGGGTCGGTGCCTCGTGGGTGCTGGTCGACCCGACGGGCGCGCTGGTCGGCACGGTCACGGCGACGAGCCCGCCCGGGCGCGGCATCAAGGCGCTGACGGGCCTGGCCCTCGAGCCGGACCGCGTGTGGCTCAACCAGCTCGCGGTGCACCCGGACGTGCGCGGCCGGGGGCTGGCGACGTTCCTGTGGGGGGTCGTGCGCGAGTGGTCGCGCGCGCGGGGCATGCGGTCGGTCGGTCTCGACACCGCCCAGCCCGCGGGGCCGCTGCGGGAGATGTACGGCCGGTGGGGGTTCGTCGACGCGGACGTCGTGCAGTGGCCCGGCAAGTCGTACCGCAGCGTCGTGATGGTGCACGACCTGAGGCGCCCCCGCGTCGCCTGA